A part of Melittangium boletus DSM 14713 genomic DNA contains:
- a CDS encoding sigma 54-interacting transcriptional regulator yields the protein MADDIVAVTRAEWHGEARDLIELATSERTVAELLRRGLEWLTRVVRFDLATLFLLREGKLVSVVARGPLASERVRRHELRLADFPSLRQALETRRARAFTSEDHSHGDGDPFDGVLDLPPGHACMVVPLCAAERCYGVLTLDRTECETYPREVVDLVEVYGQMLATSLQEAEQKSNFERLHRREHAHARLLESQLGGDEVGVLETSRAAPVRELALRARQVAETDTPVLLLGETGTGKERLARAVHRWSARAEGAFVTLNCAAIPAGLLESELFGHVKGSFTGATRDRAGRFQMAHGGTLFLDEVGELPVELQAKLLRALQEKTFEPVGSDKTVRADVRILAATHVDLQEAIRQRRFREDLYYRLSVFPLRLPPLRERLEDLPLLCAFLLEEQSRRTGRKGMEVTADGLARLAAYDWPGNIRELANALERATILSRRPELGAESFDVPVRLSSPVRSAPVPLSLAEGAVPTLEEVQRQHILRVLGLTQGRLYGPGGAAALLGLKPSTLQSRMKKLGITRLEQYVATPPPPSGK from the coding sequence ATGGCGGACGACATCGTTGCGGTGACACGGGCGGAATGGCACGGGGAAGCCCGGGACCTGATCGAGCTGGCGACCTCGGAGCGGACCGTGGCGGAGCTGCTGCGCCGGGGCCTGGAGTGGCTCACCCGCGTGGTGCGCTTCGACCTGGCCACGCTCTTCTTGCTGCGAGAAGGCAAGCTGGTGTCGGTGGTGGCGCGCGGGCCGTTGGCGTCGGAGCGCGTGCGGCGCCACGAGCTGCGGCTGGCGGACTTCCCCTCGCTGCGCCAGGCCCTGGAGACGCGCCGGGCGCGGGCCTTCACGAGCGAGGACCACTCGCACGGGGACGGAGACCCCTTCGACGGGGTGTTGGACCTGCCGCCTGGGCATGCGTGCATGGTGGTGCCCTTGTGCGCGGCGGAGCGCTGCTACGGCGTGCTGACGCTGGACCGCACCGAGTGCGAGACGTACCCGCGGGAGGTGGTGGACCTGGTGGAGGTGTATGGGCAGATGCTGGCCACGTCGCTCCAGGAGGCCGAGCAGAAGAGCAACTTCGAGCGGCTGCACCGGCGGGAGCACGCGCACGCGCGGCTGCTCGAGTCGCAGTTGGGGGGCGACGAGGTGGGCGTGTTGGAGACGTCGCGCGCGGCCCCGGTGCGGGAGCTGGCGCTGAGGGCGCGGCAGGTGGCGGAGACGGACACGCCGGTGTTGTTGCTGGGCGAGACGGGCACGGGCAAGGAGCGGCTGGCGCGGGCGGTGCACCGCTGGAGCGCGCGGGCCGAGGGCGCCTTCGTGACGCTCAACTGCGCGGCCATTCCCGCGGGGCTCCTGGAGAGCGAGTTGTTCGGCCATGTGAAGGGCTCGTTCACCGGGGCCACGCGCGACCGCGCCGGGCGCTTCCAGATGGCGCACGGGGGCACGCTCTTCCTGGACGAGGTGGGGGAGCTGCCGGTGGAGCTGCAGGCCAAGCTGCTGCGCGCCCTCCAGGAGAAGACCTTCGAGCCGGTGGGCAGTGACAAGACGGTGCGCGCGGACGTGCGGATCCTCGCCGCCACGCACGTGGACCTGCAGGAGGCCATCCGCCAGCGGCGCTTCCGTGAGGACCTCTATTACCGGTTGAGTGTCTTCCCACTGCGGCTGCCCCCCCTGCGCGAGCGGCTGGAGGACCTGCCGCTCCTGTGCGCCTTCCTCCTGGAGGAGCAGTCCCGGCGCACCGGCCGCAAGGGGATGGAGGTGACGGCGGACGGCCTCGCCCGGCTCGCGGCCTACGACTGGCCGGGCAACATCCGCGAGCTGGCCAATGCCCTGGAGCGCGCCACCATCCTGTCGCGCCGGCCGGAGCTGGGCGCCGAGTCGTTCGACGTACCCGTGCGCCTGTCCTCCCCGGTCCGGAGCGCTCCGGTGCCCCTGTCGTTGGCGGAGGGGGCGGTGCCCACCCTGGAGGAGGTGCAGCGGCAGCACATTCTTCGCGTGCTGGGGCTCACCCAGGGCCGGCTCTACGGTCCCGGCGGCGCCGCGGCGTTGTTGGGTCTCAAACCCTCGACCCTGCAGAGCCGCATGAAGAAGCTGGGCATCACACGGCTGGAGCAATACGTGGCGACCCCGCCTCCTCCGTCTGGGAAATAG
- a CDS encoding prolyl oligopeptidase family serine peptidase — MKTPALTAVACAFWFTHCSHAPVQAEAPVPAAPPSSTAAPAASAPRLSYPAARLDDVVDDYHGTRVADPYRWLENPDSPESRQWIEAENKLTFGYLEKIPLREGLKRRMTELWDYERFSVPWHRGSRYFYFRNDGLQSQSVLYTADSLSAEPRLLLDPNTLSADGTVALAGADITDDGNLLAYGVATAGSDWKELRVRDVRTGKDLPDVIKWVKFSEASWSGDGKGFFYSRYDEPKTGEELRGANYYQKLYFHKLGTPQSQDTLIYERKDQKEWGFGGFVTDDGRYLVINVSRGTEQKNLVFYKDLKDPKSKVVELLRDWDAEYDYIANDDTRFWFKTDLDAPRGRVVAIDLRKPERANWKEIIPQGAETLSSVSLVNDQFLVNVMKDAHSQVRRVSRDGKPLGEFSLPGLGTVSGLGGRREDTETFYAYASYTTPTTIYRYDLKTHESQVFKAPQVKFDPAQYETEQVFYTSKDGSRVPMFLSHKKGLKWDGNTPTLLYGYGGFNVPLTPSFSVASLVWMEQGGLYAVANLRGGGEYGREWHEAGTKLHKQNVFDDFISAAEWLIAKKYTSSERLAILGRSNGGLLVGAAVTQRPELFGVALPGVGVLDMLRFHKFTIGWAWTSDYGSSENAEEFKALHAYSPLHQVKKGTRYPAMMVHTADHDDRVVPGHSFKFTAAAQAAQEGDAPVLIRIETKAGHGAGKPTGKIIEEYSDLWAFSLDRMGLGATPPMAGTSTP, encoded by the coding sequence ATGAAAACCCCCGCCCTCACCGCCGTGGCGTGTGCCTTCTGGTTCACGCACTGCAGTCATGCTCCGGTGCAGGCGGAGGCTCCGGTTCCCGCCGCGCCTCCGTCCTCCACCGCCGCTCCCGCTGCTTCCGCCCCGCGTCTGTCCTATCCGGCCGCCCGCCTGGATGACGTGGTCGACGACTACCACGGCACCCGAGTGGCCGATCCCTACCGCTGGCTGGAGAACCCGGATTCGCCCGAGTCCCGGCAGTGGATCGAGGCCGAGAACAAGCTCACCTTCGGCTATCTGGAGAAGATTCCCCTGCGCGAGGGGCTCAAGCGGCGGATGACCGAGCTGTGGGACTACGAGCGCTTCAGCGTGCCCTGGCACCGGGGCTCGCGTTACTTCTACTTCCGCAACGACGGTCTGCAGAGCCAGTCCGTGCTCTACACGGCCGACTCCCTGTCCGCCGAGCCGCGCCTGCTGCTCGATCCGAACACGCTGTCCGCGGATGGCACCGTGGCGCTCGCGGGCGCGGACATCACCGACGACGGAAACCTGCTGGCCTATGGCGTGGCCACCGCTGGCAGCGATTGGAAGGAGCTGCGCGTGCGCGACGTGCGCACGGGCAAGGATCTGCCGGACGTCATCAAGTGGGTGAAGTTCTCCGAGGCCTCCTGGTCGGGCGACGGCAAGGGCTTCTTCTACAGCCGCTATGACGAGCCGAAGACGGGCGAGGAGCTTCGCGGGGCCAACTACTACCAGAAGCTCTACTTCCACAAGCTGGGCACGCCGCAGAGCCAGGACACGCTCATCTACGAGCGCAAGGATCAGAAGGAGTGGGGCTTCGGCGGTTTCGTCACGGATGACGGGCGCTACCTCGTCATCAACGTCTCGCGCGGCACCGAGCAGAAGAACCTCGTCTTCTACAAGGACCTCAAGGATCCCAAGTCCAAGGTCGTCGAGCTGTTGCGCGATTGGGACGCGGAGTACGATTACATCGCCAACGATGACACGCGGTTCTGGTTCAAGACGGACCTGGACGCGCCTCGGGGCCGCGTCGTGGCCATCGACCTGCGCAAGCCCGAGCGCGCGAACTGGAAGGAGATCATCCCCCAGGGCGCGGAGACGCTGTCCTCGGTGTCGCTCGTCAACGATCAGTTCCTGGTCAACGTGATGAAGGATGCCCATTCCCAGGTGCGGCGGGTGTCCCGGGATGGCAAGCCGCTCGGGGAGTTTTCACTGCCGGGACTGGGCACCGTGTCGGGCCTGGGGGGCAGGCGCGAGGACACGGAGACCTTCTACGCCTACGCGAGCTACACCACGCCCACCACCATCTACCGCTACGACCTGAAGACGCACGAGAGCCAGGTCTTCAAGGCGCCCCAGGTGAAGTTCGACCCGGCGCAGTACGAGACGGAGCAGGTCTTCTACACGAGCAAGGATGGCTCCCGCGTGCCCATGTTCCTCAGCCACAAGAAGGGGCTGAAGTGGGATGGGAACACCCCCACGCTGCTCTACGGCTATGGCGGCTTCAACGTCCCGCTGACCCCGTCCTTCAGCGTGGCCAGCCTGGTGTGGATGGAGCAGGGGGGCCTCTACGCCGTGGCCAACCTGCGCGGGGGCGGAGAGTACGGCCGCGAGTGGCATGAGGCCGGCACGAAGCTGCACAAGCAGAACGTCTTCGACGACTTCATCTCCGCGGCCGAGTGGCTCATCGCGAAGAAGTACACGTCCTCCGAGCGGCTGGCCATCCTCGGCCGCTCCAACGGGGGACTGCTCGTGGGCGCGGCGGTGACGCAGCGGCCGGAGCTGTTCGGCGTGGCGCTGCCGGGCGTGGGCGTGCTCGACATGCTGCGCTTCCACAAGTTCACCATTGGCTGGGCGTGGACGAGCGACTACGGCTCCTCGGAGAACGCGGAGGAGTTCAAGGCGCTTCACGCGTATTCACCCCTGCACCAGGTCAAGAAGGGCACGCGCTACCCCGCGATGATGGTGCACACCGCGGATCACGATGACCGCGTGGTGCCGGGCCACAGCTTCAAGTTCACGGCGGCCGCCCAGGCGGCTCAAGAGGGCGACGCGCCGGTGCTCATTCGCATCGAGACCAAGGCGGGCCATGGCGCGGGCAAGCCCACGGGCAAGATCATCGAGGAGTACAGCGACCTCTGGGCCTTCTCGTTGGATCGGATGGGGCTGGGGGCCACGCCGCCCATGGCGGGGACGAGCACTCCCTGA
- the dps gene encoding DNA starvation/stationary phase protection protein Dps, translating into MYRSPSPLPEQARTAIVEQLNARLADGLDLHSQIKVAHWNIKGPQFAALHPLFETFAVSLANHNDSVAERAVTLGGKAYGTTRHVAKTSRLPEYQQETTRDLEHVKLLAERIETYLSGLRDSRKATEQHQDTDTVDLFTGIITEFEKHAWFLRASLEG; encoded by the coding sequence ATGTACCGCAGCCCGAGCCCCCTTCCCGAGCAGGCCCGCACCGCCATCGTCGAGCAGCTCAACGCGCGCCTCGCCGACGGCCTGGATCTGCACAGCCAGATCAAGGTCGCGCACTGGAACATCAAGGGTCCGCAGTTCGCCGCGCTCCACCCGCTCTTCGAGACGTTCGCGGTGAGCCTGGCCAACCACAATGACTCGGTGGCCGAGCGCGCCGTGACGCTGGGAGGCAAGGCCTACGGCACCACCCGCCACGTGGCCAAGACGAGCCGTCTGCCGGAGTACCAGCAGGAGACGACCCGGGACCTGGAGCACGTGAAGTTGCTGGCCGAGCGCATCGAGACGTACCTGAGCGGCCTGCGTGACAGCCGCAAGGCGACCGAGCAGCACCAGGACACGGACACGGTGGACCTGTTCACCGGCATCATCACCGAGTTCGAGAAGCACGCCTGGTTCCTGCGTGCCTCCCTGGAAGGCTGA
- a CDS encoding carboxymuconolactone decarboxylase family protein, giving the protein MASLEVVRGELAEAHKDTRMNLQSVLENNSLTPEQRWGVAVACAFAARNELIKKAMLHEAKQALGDKAEPVIEDARAAASLMGMNNIYYRFRHMVGKESYSTKRAGLRMNRLGQVLTNKVDFELVCLAVSAINGCEMCVQSHEKVVTEGGISEDQVNDAVRIASVIHAAAVGLES; this is encoded by the coding sequence ATGGCGTCGCTCGAAGTCGTTCGCGGTGAGCTGGCGGAGGCCCACAAGGACACCCGCATGAACCTCCAGTCCGTGCTGGAGAACAACAGCCTCACCCCCGAGCAGCGCTGGGGGGTGGCCGTGGCGTGCGCCTTCGCGGCACGCAACGAGCTCATCAAGAAGGCCATGTTGCACGAGGCCAAGCAGGCCCTGGGTGACAAGGCCGAGCCGGTCATCGAGGACGCCCGCGCGGCGGCCTCGCTGATGGGGATGAACAACATCTACTACCGGTTCCGCCACATGGTGGGGAAGGAGTCCTACTCCACCAAGCGTGCCGGTCTGCGGATGAACCGCCTGGGCCAGGTTCTCACCAACAAGGTGGACTTCGAGCTCGTCTGCCTCGCGGTGAGCGCCATCAACGGCTGCGAGATGTGCGTGCAGTCGCATGAGAAGGTCGTCACCGAGGGAGGCATCTCGGAGGACCAGGTGAACGACGCGGTCCGTATCGCGTCGGTCATCCACGCCGCGGCGGTGGGTCTCGAGTCGTAA
- a CDS encoding peroxiredoxin, whose translation MLTVGDKLPAFNVKSVVSLEKGKEFKDITQDSFKGKWQILFFWPKDFTFICPTEIAEFGKHDKDFKDRDAQILGVSTDSEFVHHAWRTHHADLKHLPFPMLADIKRELSASLGVLHKEEGVALRATFIVDPEGIIRHVSVNDLSVGRNVKEVLRTLDAFQTDELCPCNWQKGEETLTSKLQKAG comes from the coding sequence ATGCTGACTGTTGGCGACAAGCTTCCCGCGTTCAACGTGAAGTCCGTGGTGAGCCTGGAGAAGGGCAAGGAGTTCAAGGACATCACCCAGGACAGCTTCAAGGGCAAGTGGCAGATCCTCTTCTTCTGGCCGAAGGACTTCACCTTCATCTGCCCGACGGAGATCGCGGAGTTCGGCAAGCACGACAAGGACTTCAAGGACCGGGACGCGCAGATCCTCGGCGTGAGCACGGACAGCGAGTTCGTGCACCACGCGTGGCGCACCCACCACGCGGACCTCAAGCACCTGCCCTTCCCGATGCTCGCGGACATCAAGCGCGAGCTGAGCGCGAGCCTGGGCGTGCTGCACAAGGAGGAGGGCGTGGCCCTGCGCGCCACGTTCATCGTGGACCCCGAGGGCATCATCCGCCACGTGTCGGTGAACGACCTGTCGGTGGGCCGCAACGTGAAGGAGGTGCTGCGCACCCTGGACGCGTTCCAGACGGACGAGCTGTGCCCCTGCAACTGGCAGAAGGGTGAGGAGACGCTCACCTCGAAGCTGCAGAAGGCGGGGTAA
- a CDS encoding DUF3014 domain-containing protein yields MSEPNWQLPSEVPSGAPSPKPTPSRTPLIVGVAVVVVLLGAGLAYFWMGPKAPLPQQSAPVPPVAAAPDASTAEDTSAGEQVPVAQSDTRVRDLVGLLSAQPELQQWLSSTEDLMRRFTSAVSNIAEGESPRAALAFMAPKGAFQTVERGGRLFIRPESFSRYDAVARVIASLDTQTSAITYQALKPLFQGAFQEISRPGQSFDQTLSNAIQLILDTPVPEGDVEVVDSPGVNFTFAAPELEGLRPAQKHLLRMGPSNTRALQEKLRELRTALLLPAATPR; encoded by the coding sequence TTGAGCGAGCCGAACTGGCAGCTGCCTTCCGAAGTGCCCTCGGGCGCACCCTCACCCAAGCCCACTCCCTCCCGCACGCCGTTGATCGTGGGCGTGGCCGTCGTCGTGGTCCTCCTCGGGGCCGGGCTGGCCTATTTTTGGATGGGCCCGAAAGCGCCGCTCCCTCAACAATCCGCGCCCGTGCCGCCCGTGGCCGCGGCGCCGGATGCCTCCACGGCGGAGGACACGTCCGCGGGCGAGCAGGTCCCCGTGGCCCAGAGCGACACCCGGGTGCGCGACCTCGTGGGTCTGCTGTCTGCCCAGCCGGAGCTGCAGCAGTGGCTCTCCTCCACCGAGGACCTGATGCGCCGCTTCACCTCCGCCGTGAGCAACATCGCCGAGGGCGAGAGCCCGCGAGCCGCGCTGGCGTTCATGGCGCCCAAGGGGGCCTTCCAGACGGTCGAGCGCGGGGGACGTCTCTTCATCCGTCCGGAGAGCTTCTCCCGCTACGACGCCGTGGCGCGGGTGATCGCCTCGCTCGACACCCAGACGAGCGCCATCACCTACCAGGCCCTCAAGCCGCTCTTCCAGGGAGCCTTCCAGGAGATCAGCCGTCCCGGACAGAGCTTCGATCAGACCCTCTCCAACGCCATCCAGCTCATCCTGGACACGCCCGTGCCCGAGGGGGACGTGGAGGTGGTGGACTCGCCCGGGGTGAACTTCACCTTCGCGGCGCCGGAGCTGGAGGGGCTTCGTCCCGCCCAGAAGCACCTCTTGCGCATGGGCCCGTCCAACACCCGGGCCCTCCAGGAAAAGCTGCGCGAGCTGCGCACGGCGCTCCTGCTGCCCGCCGCCACGCCGCGCTGA
- a CDS encoding M13 family metallopeptidase, producing the protein MNRQKFLRQSWVASTLGASLLLGCTASTRATQPEVAPPAPPPAPVQTPAPTLSLGVDTKNFDPGVRPQDDFFRYVNGSWLKTAKMPADKSRYGAFIELRDKSEAALRALIEEAVAVQGAPSGSDTQKVGDFYKSFMDTERIQSQGIEPLRGELQRIATLKDKGALPELFAALGRMEVQTPFTTWVGQDAKQADRYIVYASQSGLGLPDRDYYFKAEPRFVETRAAYLTYIETLLRLAGEKEPTRAAKAILALETSLAEKHWERARTRDREATYNLKSVAELDALTPGFSWARFLKAANEDKSPGVIVRQPDYFQGLAQVLTQTPLPTLKQYLTFKLLDGYAPLLSAPFEQAHFVFRGKTLQGLEENRPRWKRGVEAVDGALGEVLGRLYVERHFRPESKVRMDELVKNLRAAFQQGIEQLEWMSPATKAQAQAKLAKFNVKIGYPEKWKDYSALTVGAQDLVGNVKRAQEVEYLREVDKLGKPIDRLEWGMTPQTVNAYYSSTMNEIVFPAAILQPPFFNPDADDATNYGSIGGVIGHEISHGFDDQGSRSDGDGNLRDWWSKEDKSAFQQRTGLLSEQYSGFSPVEGMSVNGKLTLGENIGDLSGLTVAFKAYKLSLGGQAAPVIEGFTGDQRFFLGWGQVWRTLNREDALRQQLLTDPHSPGEYRVNGVVRNMPEFYSAFGVKEGDGAFLPADQRVKIW; encoded by the coding sequence ATGAACCGCCAGAAGTTCCTCCGTCAGTCCTGGGTTGCCAGCACGCTGGGCGCAAGTCTCCTCCTGGGTTGCACGGCGAGTACGCGCGCCACCCAGCCGGAGGTGGCGCCTCCCGCGCCTCCGCCCGCGCCCGTTCAGACTCCAGCGCCGACCCTGTCGCTCGGGGTCGACACGAAGAACTTCGACCCCGGTGTGCGTCCCCAGGATGACTTCTTCCGCTACGTCAACGGCTCGTGGCTGAAGACGGCGAAGATGCCCGCGGACAAGTCCCGCTACGGGGCCTTCATCGAGCTGCGCGACAAGAGCGAGGCCGCCCTGCGGGCGCTCATCGAGGAGGCCGTCGCCGTCCAGGGCGCGCCCTCCGGCTCCGACACCCAGAAGGTGGGGGACTTCTACAAGAGCTTCATGGACACGGAGCGCATCCAGTCGCAGGGGATCGAGCCCCTGCGCGGAGAGCTGCAACGCATCGCCACGCTCAAGGACAAGGGGGCGCTGCCGGAGCTGTTCGCCGCGCTGGGCCGCATGGAGGTCCAGACGCCCTTCACCACCTGGGTGGGCCAGGACGCGAAGCAGGCGGACCGCTACATCGTCTATGCCTCCCAGAGCGGGCTGGGCCTGCCGGACCGTGACTACTACTTCAAGGCGGAGCCCCGCTTCGTCGAGACGCGCGCCGCGTACCTGACCTACATCGAGACGTTGTTGCGCCTGGCGGGTGAGAAGGAGCCGACCCGCGCGGCCAAGGCGATCCTCGCGCTGGAGACCTCGCTCGCGGAGAAGCACTGGGAGCGCGCGCGCACCCGGGATCGCGAGGCCACCTACAACCTCAAGAGCGTGGCCGAGCTGGACGCCCTCACGCCGGGCTTCTCGTGGGCGCGCTTCCTCAAGGCCGCCAACGAGGACAAGTCGCCCGGCGTCATCGTCCGGCAGCCGGACTACTTCCAGGGCCTGGCCCAGGTGCTCACCCAGACGCCCCTGCCCACGCTCAAGCAGTACCTCACCTTCAAGCTGCTGGACGGGTACGCGCCCCTCTTGAGCGCGCCCTTCGAGCAGGCCCACTTCGTCTTCCGGGGCAAGACGCTCCAGGGGCTGGAGGAGAACCGGCCCCGCTGGAAGCGCGGCGTGGAGGCCGTGGATGGCGCCTTGGGTGAAGTGCTCGGCCGGCTCTACGTGGAGCGCCACTTCCGCCCCGAGAGCAAGGTCCGCATGGACGAGCTGGTGAAGAACCTGCGCGCCGCCTTCCAGCAGGGCATCGAGCAGCTCGAGTGGATGAGCCCGGCGACGAAGGCGCAGGCCCAGGCGAAGCTGGCGAAGTTCAACGTGAAGATCGGCTACCCGGAGAAGTGGAAGGACTACTCCGCGCTCACCGTCGGTGCCCAGGATCTGGTGGGCAACGTCAAGCGCGCCCAGGAGGTCGAGTACCTGCGCGAGGTGGACAAGCTCGGCAAACCCATTGATCGGCTGGAGTGGGGCATGACTCCCCAGACGGTGAATGCCTACTACAGCTCCACGATGAACGAGATTGTCTTCCCGGCCGCCATCCTCCAGCCCCCGTTCTTCAACCCCGACGCGGACGATGCCACCAACTACGGCTCCATCGGCGGTGTCATCGGGCATGAGATCAGCCACGGCTTCGACGATCAGGGCAGCCGCTCCGATGGCGATGGCAACCTGCGGGACTGGTGGAGCAAGGAGGACAAGTCCGCCTTCCAGCAGCGCACCGGGCTCCTGTCGGAGCAGTACTCGGGCTTCAGCCCGGTCGAGGGCATGAGCGTCAATGGCAAGCTCACCCTGGGTGAGAACATCGGCGACCTGAGCGGCCTGACCGTGGCCTTCAAGGCCTACAAGCTGTCGCTCGGAGGCCAGGCGGCGCCCGTCATCGAGGGCTTCACGGGCGACCAGCGCTTCTTCCTCGGGTGGGGCCAGGTGTGGCGTACGCTCAATCGCGAGGACGCACTGCGGCAACAGCTCCTCACCGATCCGCACTCTCCGGGCGAGTACCGGGTGAATGGCGTGGTGCGCAACATGCCCGAGTTCTACTCCGCCTTCGGCGTGAAGGAGGGCGACGGCGCGTTCCTGCCAGCCGATCAGCGGGTGAAGATCTGGTGA